From the genome of Streptomyces sp. NBC_01260, one region includes:
- the leuC gene encoding 3-isopropylmalate dehydratase large subunit produces the protein MGRTLAEKVWDDHVVRRAEGEPDLLFIDLHLLHEVTSPQAFDGLRQAGRPVRRLDLTIATEDHNTPTLDIDKPIADPVSRAQLETLRKNCAEFGVRLHPLGDVEQGVVHVVGPQLGLTQPGTTVVCGDSHTSTHGAFGALAFGIGTSQVEHVLATQTLPLARPKTMAITVEGELPESVTAKDLILAIIARIGTGGGQGYILEYRGSAIEKLSMEARMTICNMSIEAGARAGMIAPDRTTFDYLQGRDHAPQGEDWDAAVAYWKTLRTDDDAVFDAEVVIEAAELAPFVTWGTNPGQGAPLSANVPDPASYEDASERNAAEKALEYMGLTAGQPLREINVDTVFVGSCTNGRIEDLRNAAAIMDGRKVAEGVRMLVVPGSVRVALQAVEEGLDKVFKAAGAEWRHAGCSMCLGMNPDQLAPGERSASTSNRNFEGRQGKGGRTHLVSPQVAAATAVLGHLASPADLSDDRTPAGV, from the coding sequence ATGGGTAGGACACTCGCGGAGAAGGTTTGGGACGACCATGTCGTCCGGCGCGCCGAAGGTGAGCCCGACCTCCTCTTCATCGATCTGCACCTGCTGCACGAGGTGACCAGCCCGCAGGCCTTCGACGGTCTGCGGCAGGCCGGACGCCCGGTGCGGCGCCTCGACCTCACCATCGCCACCGAGGACCACAACACCCCGACCCTCGACATCGACAAGCCGATCGCCGACCCGGTCTCCCGCGCGCAGCTGGAGACCCTGCGCAAGAACTGCGCGGAGTTCGGCGTCCGGCTGCACCCGCTGGGTGACGTCGAGCAGGGCGTCGTGCACGTGGTCGGCCCGCAGCTGGGGCTGACCCAGCCCGGCACCACGGTCGTCTGTGGCGATTCCCACACTTCCACGCACGGCGCCTTCGGTGCGCTGGCGTTCGGCATCGGCACCAGCCAGGTCGAGCACGTGCTGGCGACCCAGACGCTGCCGCTGGCCCGTCCGAAGACCATGGCGATCACCGTCGAGGGCGAACTGCCCGAGAGCGTCACCGCCAAGGACCTGATCCTCGCGATCATCGCGCGGATCGGCACCGGCGGCGGCCAGGGCTACATCCTCGAATACCGCGGCTCCGCCATCGAGAAGCTCTCGATGGAAGCCCGGATGACCATCTGCAACATGTCGATCGAGGCCGGAGCGCGGGCAGGCATGATCGCCCCCGACCGGACCACCTTCGACTACCTGCAGGGCCGCGACCACGCCCCGCAGGGCGAGGACTGGGACGCCGCCGTGGCGTACTGGAAGACGCTGCGCACCGACGACGACGCGGTCTTCGACGCCGAGGTGGTCATCGAGGCCGCCGAACTGGCGCCGTTCGTCACCTGGGGCACCAACCCCGGCCAGGGCGCGCCGCTGTCGGCCAACGTCCCCGACCCTGCTTCGTACGAGGACGCCTCGGAGCGCAACGCCGCCGAAAAGGCCCTGGAGTACATGGGGTTGACCGCCGGGCAGCCGCTGCGCGAGATCAACGTGGACACCGTCTTCGTAGGTTCCTGCACCAACGGCCGGATCGAGGACCTGCGCAACGCCGCCGCGATCATGGACGGCCGCAAAGTCGCCGAGGGCGTACGGATGCTGGTCGTCCCGGGCTCCGTGCGGGTCGCCCTGCAGGCCGTCGAGGAGGGCCTGGACAAGGTCTTCAAGGCCGCCGGAGCCGAATGGCGGCACGCGGGTTGCTCGATGTGCCTCGGTATGAACCCCGACCAGCTGGCCCCCGGCGAGCGCTCCGCCTCCACCTCGAACCGTAACTTCGAGGGCCGGCAGGGCAAGGGAGGCCGTACGCACCTGGTCTCCCCGCAGGTCGCCGCCGCCACCGCCGTGCTGGGCCACCTGGCCTCGCCGGCCGACCTGTCCGACGACCGCACGCCCGCCGGAGTCTGA
- the ndgR gene encoding IclR family transcriptional regulator NdgR — MDNSSGVGVLDKAALVLSALESGPATLAGLVAATGLARPTAHRLAVALEHHRMVARDMQGRFILGPRLSELAAAAGEDRLLATAGPVLTHLRDITGESAQLYRRQGDMRICVAAAERLSGLRDTVPVGSTLTMKAGSSAQILMAWEEPERLHRGLQGARFTATALSGVRRRGWAQSIGEREPGVASVSAPVRGPSNRVVAAVSVSGPIERLTRHPGRMHAQAIIDSAARLSEALRRTG; from the coding sequence ATGGACAACTCTAGCGGCGTCGGCGTTCTCGACAAGGCAGCTCTGGTATTGAGCGCCCTGGAGTCCGGTCCGGCCACCCTCGCCGGGCTGGTCGCGGCGACCGGGCTCGCACGACCCACGGCCCACCGGCTGGCCGTGGCACTGGAACACCACCGCATGGTGGCGAGGGACATGCAGGGCCGCTTCATTCTCGGCCCCCGGCTGTCGGAACTCGCGGCGGCGGCGGGCGAGGACCGGCTGCTCGCCACGGCGGGACCGGTGCTCACCCACCTTCGCGACATCACCGGCGAGAGCGCTCAGCTCTACCGCCGGCAGGGCGACATGCGGATCTGCGTGGCGGCGGCGGAGCGGCTGTCCGGCCTGCGGGACACCGTGCCGGTCGGCTCCACGCTCACCATGAAGGCGGGATCGTCCGCCCAGATCCTGATGGCCTGGGAGGAGCCCGAGCGCCTGCACCGCGGCCTCCAGGGCGCCCGCTTCACCGCGACGGCGCTCTCCGGCGTACGGCGCCGGGGCTGGGCCCAGTCCATCGGCGAGCGCGAACCGGGCGTCGCCTCGGTCTCCGCACCGGTGCGCGGTCCCTCGAACCGGGTGGTCGCGGCGGTCTCTGTCTCCGGGCCGATCGAGCGGCTGACCCGTCACCCGGGCCGGATGCACGCCCAGGCCATCATCGACTCGGCCGCCCGGCTGAGCGAGGCTCTGCGCCGCACCGGCTGA
- a CDS encoding HAD family hydrolase, producing MPIRAVLWDVDDTLFAHTTASVRGMSGHLAAEGLPGGYGTADEAVDAWQRITRRHWERFSAGETDWQGQRRDRAREFLGRPLGDAEADDWFERHITHYEAAWGLFPDTVPVLDALAGTYRHAVLSNSALAQQHRKLTVLGVRDRFESLLCAAELGFSKPDGRAFLASCEALSLPPEDVVYVGDEPDIDAAGATAAGLTGIWLDRGGRGGRPELVRITALDQLPGLLAGDTRFGAPDTFR from the coding sequence ATGCCGATCAGAGCCGTCCTCTGGGACGTGGACGACACCCTCTTCGCTCACACGACGGCCTCCGTCCGCGGAATGAGCGGGCACCTCGCGGCCGAGGGCCTGCCCGGCGGATACGGCACGGCCGACGAGGCCGTCGACGCCTGGCAGCGGATCACCCGGCGCCACTGGGAGCGGTTCTCCGCGGGGGAGACCGACTGGCAGGGCCAGCGCCGCGACCGGGCCAGGGAGTTCCTGGGCCGCCCGCTGGGCGACGCCGAGGCCGATGACTGGTTCGAGCGCCACATCACCCACTACGAAGCCGCCTGGGGGCTCTTCCCGGACACCGTTCCCGTACTCGACGCCCTGGCCGGGACGTACCGGCACGCGGTGCTCTCGAACTCCGCCCTGGCGCAACAGCACCGCAAACTGACCGTGCTCGGGGTGCGCGACCGGTTCGAGTCCCTGCTCTGCGCGGCGGAGCTGGGCTTCTCCAAGCCCGACGGCAGGGCGTTCCTCGCCTCCTGCGAGGCGCTGTCGCTGCCGCCGGAGGACGTCGTCTACGTGGGGGACGAACCCGACATCGACGCGGCCGGCGCGACGGCCGCCGGGCTGACCGGGATCTGGCTGGACCGTGGTGGCCGGGGCGGACGCCCCGAACTCGTCCGGATCACGGCCCTGGACCAGCTTCCCGGCCTGCTGGCAGGCGATACCCGTTTTGGAGCGCCGGACACCTTCAGGTAA
- the gltX gene encoding glutamate--tRNA ligase, translated as MVNGPVRVRFCPSPTGNPHVGLVRTALFNWAFARHHQGTLVFRIEDTDAARDSEESYEQLLDSMRWLGLDWDEGPEVGGPHAPYRQSQRMDIYQDVAGKLLAAGHAYHCYCTTEELDARRDAARAAGKPSGYDGHCRDLSAEQKTAYEAEGRTSIVRFRMPDEAITFTDLVRGDITVQPENVPDYGIVRANGAPLYTLVNPVDDALMDITHVLRGEDLLSSTPRQIALYRALIELGVAKQTPEFGHLPYVMGEGNKKLSKRDPQASLNLYRERGFLPEGLLNYLSLLGWSIAEDRDIFDIDEMVAAFDIEDVNANPARFDLKKCEHVNAEHVRRLDVKTFTEACGPWLRAPFAPWAPEAFDADLFAAIAPHAQTRVTVLSEITANVDFLFLDEPATDEASWAKAMKEGSDALLVTARAKLADAEWNADALKNAILTAGEEHGLKLGKAQAPVRVAVTGRTIGLPLFESLEILGREKTLARVDAALAKLTA; from the coding sequence GTGGTTAACGGACCGGTCCGTGTACGTTTCTGTCCCTCCCCGACGGGCAACCCCCATGTGGGCCTGGTCAGGACGGCTCTCTTCAACTGGGCCTTCGCCCGGCACCACCAGGGCACCCTGGTCTTCCGCATCGAGGACACCGACGCGGCGCGCGACTCCGAGGAGTCGTACGAGCAGCTCCTCGACTCGATGCGCTGGCTCGGTCTCGACTGGGACGAGGGCCCCGAGGTCGGCGGCCCGCACGCCCCGTACCGCCAGTCGCAGCGCATGGACATCTACCAGGACGTCGCCGGGAAGCTCCTCGCCGCCGGCCACGCGTACCACTGCTACTGCACGACCGAGGAGCTCGACGCCCGCCGCGACGCCGCCCGCGCCGCAGGCAAGCCGTCCGGCTACGACGGCCACTGCCGCGACCTGAGCGCCGAGCAGAAGACGGCGTACGAGGCCGAGGGCCGTACCTCGATCGTCCGCTTCCGGATGCCCGACGAGGCGATCACCTTCACCGACCTGGTCCGCGGCGACATCACCGTCCAGCCGGAGAACGTGCCGGACTACGGCATCGTCCGGGCCAACGGCGCCCCGCTCTACACGCTGGTCAACCCGGTCGACGACGCGCTGATGGACATCACCCACGTCCTGCGCGGCGAGGACCTGCTCTCCTCCACCCCGCGCCAGATCGCGCTGTACCGGGCGCTCATCGAGCTGGGCGTCGCCAAGCAGACCCCTGAGTTCGGCCACCTGCCGTACGTCATGGGCGAGGGCAACAAGAAGCTCTCCAAGCGCGACCCGCAGGCCTCGCTCAACCTCTACCGCGAGCGCGGCTTCCTGCCCGAGGGGCTGCTCAACTACCTCTCGCTGCTCGGCTGGTCGATCGCCGAGGACCGCGACATCTTCGACATCGACGAGATGGTCGCCGCGTTCGACATCGAGGACGTCAACGCCAACCCGGCCCGCTTCGACCTCAAGAAGTGCGAGCACGTCAACGCCGAGCACGTGCGCCGGCTCGATGTGAAGACCTTCACCGAGGCCTGCGGCCCCTGGCTGCGCGCCCCGTTCGCCCCCTGGGCCCCGGAGGCCTTCGACGCGGACCTGTTCGCGGCGATCGCCCCGCACGCCCAGACCCGCGTCACGGTCCTCTCGGAGATCACGGCCAACGTCGACTTCCTCTTCCTCGACGAGCCGGCGACCGACGAGGCGTCCTGGGCCAAGGCGATGAAGGAGGGCTCCGACGCCCTGCTCGTGACGGCCCGCGCCAAGCTGGCCGACGCCGAGTGGAACGCGGACGCCCTGAAGAACGCCATCCTCACCGCGGGCGAGGAGCACGGTCTGAAGCTCGGCAAGGCCCAGGCCCCGGTCCGTGTCGCCGTCACCGGCCGCACGATCGGTCTGCCGCTCTTCGAGTCCCTGGAGATCCTGGGCCGCGAGAAGACCCTGGCCCGGGTGGACGCGGCGCTGGCGAAGCTGACCGCGTAA
- a CDS encoding fumarylacetoacetate hydrolase family protein — protein sequence MRIARFSIDGNVAFGAVEGDGPDGLVLDIIKGIPYAEFELSGTKVPLNKVRLLPPVLPNKVVAIGRNYAEHAAELGNEVPDVPVAFFKPTTSVIGSGDAIEYPSFSDDLHHEAELAVVIGRMCREVPRERVKDVIFGYTCANDVTARDAQKREKQWARAKGFDTSCPLGPWVETDLDPGDLTIQATVNGEQRQLGRTSEMIRSIEDLVVHITEAMTLLPGDVILTGTPAGVGPLHVGDEVAVTIEGIGTLTNKVIKRG from the coding sequence GTGCGCATCGCCAGGTTCTCCATCGACGGCAATGTCGCCTTCGGCGCCGTCGAGGGCGACGGGCCCGATGGTCTCGTCCTCGACATCATCAAGGGCATCCCGTACGCCGAGTTCGAGCTCTCCGGGACCAAGGTCCCGCTGAACAAGGTCCGGCTGCTGCCGCCCGTGCTCCCCAACAAGGTCGTGGCCATCGGCCGCAACTACGCGGAGCACGCCGCGGAACTCGGCAACGAGGTCCCCGACGTCCCCGTCGCCTTCTTCAAGCCCACCACCTCGGTGATCGGTTCCGGCGATGCCATCGAGTACCCCTCGTTCTCCGACGATCTGCACCACGAGGCCGAGCTGGCCGTGGTCATCGGCCGGATGTGCCGCGAAGTGCCGCGCGAGCGGGTCAAGGACGTCATCTTCGGCTACACCTGCGCCAATGACGTCACCGCGCGCGACGCCCAGAAGCGCGAGAAGCAGTGGGCCAGGGCCAAGGGTTTCGACACCTCCTGCCCGCTCGGCCCCTGGGTGGAGACCGACCTCGACCCCGGCGACCTCACCATCCAGGCCACGGTCAACGGCGAGCAACGCCAGCTGGGCCGGACGAGCGAGATGATCCGCTCCATCGAGGACCTGGTCGTCCACATCACGGAAGCCATGACGCTGCTCCCGGGCGATGTGATCCTCACCGGCACCCCCGCGGGGGTCGGACCCCTGCACGTCGGCGACGAGGTCGCCGTCACCATCGAAGGCATCGGCACTCTCACCAACAAGGTGATCAAGCGTGGTTAA
- a CDS encoding sensor histidine kinase yields the protein MQGRFKRDGSAAAEQEPRGGTDRGSSPQHAQNPGPAAAGDTTDRAKHSGAAASGGSDPITSLKPQGPVNTGSRVALRNWRISTRLVSLLALPVVAATTLGGLRINESMNDIQQLEHMQLLTRMTKQATSLAQALQEERDRSAGPLSNGVPATDFKVTEPRKKTDRAKKAFLTATNDIGDTEGDEALESIHSSVTQIASQLGGIRDIRKQAFAKGTPSLQTVDAYSQLVTSLLSLSQDMAQATSSPEMIKRTRALAAFSSAKEYASVQRAIIAAALPGGNDKQPSLNSNDRQFGLAALRKEDLARRSFGSIYTTTGNNADELTATLDEGNPEIKAADTYAKKVLDSPTSMAGTARRSYLDWYDQDSNKIQAMKQIEETLLSDMEGKARELRDQSQREAIISGALILLVLGVSLVGAFVVARSMIRSLRRLQDTATRVAQDRLPELVKQLSEADPQDVDTSVESVGVHSRDEIGKVAAAFDDVHREAVRLAAEQALLRGNVNAMFTNLSRRSQGLIQRQLSLISELESREADPDQLSSLFKLDHLATRMRRNGENLLVLAGEEPGRRWTRPVPLVDVLRAAASEVEQYERIELAAVPATEVAGRVVNDLVHLLAELLENATSFSSPQTKVRVTGHALPDGRVLVEIHDTGIGLSPEDLAAINERLASPPTVDVSVSRRMGLFVVGRLSLRHGIRIQLRPSDSGGTTALVMLPVDVAHGGKMPVPKQAQGQQSAPGGLLAGGAPAGGLLAGGNAPRPGLDGAPSAPGGRLPAGPGAARGQVGAGSGPRAALPARDTTGRSQNQPGQPGQPGQPGQPGQNSQPGQQNSGFQSAGMSGTGPQGRQPQDGSRQGPPRQGGGLSGAFGGGARLGARGQGDGAGRTDTGQPGGLFAQRRPEQNGQGAGNGPGRQNPAGQGGFQQPGGPGENSRQLPPVGGPRAELPGGSPSPSSPGQGYSAPQRPQSTSWGSEEQSAPQQRFPLDAPRGHEEPESTSQFQRPLNAPPLSPRPPMDDRQGPGSTSEFARPDFSAPAPGAQHGAVGPQAPDPASTAQFARPDFGRPQDRGQGQGQPAPVRRDRGNEDFGAPRPPVAPQPDQQYRQPEALPPASGPGDGRTPLYDTLETNWFHGPQQNSQQPPAAPQVPGFPQQSADERPVPPAPQRGTGDANGVTSSWRASPNDELVRQAERVKKPAAGGITTSGLPRRVPRANLVPGTAQQQNHQSGPQVSRAPDDVRGRLTNLRRGIQQGRQANNGQSTGSFPLGPTHQQER from the coding sequence GTGCAGGGACGTTTCAAGAGGGATGGCAGCGCAGCGGCTGAACAGGAGCCGCGCGGCGGGACCGACCGCGGCTCCTCGCCCCAGCACGCCCAGAACCCCGGACCGGCCGCGGCCGGCGACACCACCGACCGCGCCAAGCATTCCGGCGCGGCGGCGAGCGGCGGCTCCGATCCGATCACGTCGCTCAAGCCGCAGGGCCCGGTCAACACGGGGTCGCGGGTAGCTCTGCGCAACTGGCGCATCAGCACGCGTCTGGTCTCCCTGCTCGCCCTCCCCGTGGTCGCGGCGACCACCCTGGGTGGCCTGCGCATCAACGAATCCATGAACGACATCCAGCAGCTGGAGCACATGCAGCTGCTGACCCGGATGACCAAGCAGGCGACCTCGCTGGCCCAGGCGCTCCAGGAGGAGCGCGACCGGTCGGCGGGCCCGCTGTCCAACGGAGTGCCTGCCACCGACTTCAAGGTCACCGAGCCGCGGAAGAAGACCGACCGCGCGAAGAAGGCGTTCCTCACCGCGACGAACGACATCGGTGACACCGAGGGCGACGAGGCCCTGGAGAGCATCCACTCCAGCGTCACGCAGATCGCCTCGCAGCTGGGCGGCATCCGCGACATCCGCAAGCAGGCGTTCGCCAAGGGCACCCCGAGCCTGCAGACCGTCGATGCGTACAGCCAGCTGGTCACCTCGCTGCTGAGCCTCTCGCAGGACATGGCGCAGGCGACCAGCAGCCCCGAGATGATCAAGCGGACCCGTGCCCTGGCGGCCTTCTCCTCCGCCAAGGAGTACGCCTCGGTCCAGCGCGCGATCATCGCCGCGGCGCTGCCGGGCGGCAACGACAAGCAGCCGAGCCTCAATTCGAACGACCGGCAGTTCGGCCTGGCGGCGCTGCGCAAGGAAGACCTGGCGCGTCGCTCGTTCGGGTCGATCTACACGACCACCGGCAACAACGCGGACGAGCTGACCGCCACGCTGGACGAGGGCAACCCGGAGATCAAGGCCGCCGACACCTACGCCAAGAAGGTGCTCGACAGCCCGACCAGCATGGCTGGGACGGCCCGGCGTTCGTACCTCGACTGGTACGACCAGGACTCCAACAAGATCCAGGCCATGAAGCAGATCGAGGAGACGCTCCTCAGCGACATGGAGGGCAAGGCGCGCGAACTGCGCGACCAGTCCCAGCGCGAGGCGATCATCAGCGGTGCGCTCATCCTGCTGGTGCTCGGCGTCTCGCTGGTCGGCGCCTTCGTCGTCGCCCGCTCCATGATCCGCTCGCTGCGCCGCCTCCAGGACACCGCGACGCGCGTCGCCCAGGACCGGCTGCCGGAGCTCGTCAAGCAGCTCTCCGAGGCCGACCCGCAGGACGTCGACACCTCGGTCGAGTCGGTCGGCGTGCACTCCCGTGACGAGATCGGCAAGGTCGCCGCGGCCTTCGACGACGTGCACCGCGAGGCCGTCCGCCTCGCCGCCGAGCAGGCCCTCCTCCGGGGCAACGTCAACGCGATGTTCACCAACCTCTCGCGTCGTTCGCAGGGCCTCATCCAGCGTCAGCTCTCGCTCATCTCCGAGCTGGAGTCGCGCGAGGCCGACCCGGACCAGCTGTCCTCGCTCTTCAAGCTCGACCACCTCGCGACGCGTATGCGCCGTAACGGTGAGAACCTCCTCGTCCTCGCGGGTGAGGAGCCGGGCCGCCGGTGGACCCGTCCGGTGCCGCTGGTCGACGTGCTCCGTGCCGCCGCCTCCGAGGTGGAGCAGTACGAGCGCATCGAACTGGCCGCGGTGCCCGCCACCGAGGTCGCCGGCCGGGTCGTCAACGACCTCGTGCACCTCCTCGCCGAGCTGCTGGAGAACGCCACGTCGTTCTCCTCGCCGCAGACGAAGGTCCGGGTCACCGGTCACGCGCTGCCCGACGGCCGGGTGCTCGTCGAGATCCACGACACGGGTATCGGCCTCTCCCCCGAGGACCTCGCGGCGATCAACGAGCGGCTCGCCTCGCCGCCCACCGTGGACGTCTCGGTCTCCCGCCGCATGGGTCTGTTCGTGGTCGGCCGGCTGTCCCTGCGCCACGGCATCCGTATCCAGCTGCGGCCCTCCGACTCCGGTGGTACGACCGCGCTGGTCATGCTCCCGGTCGATGTCGCGCACGGCGGCAAGATGCCGGTTCCGAAGCAGGCTCAGGGCCAGCAGTCCGCTCCCGGCGGCCTGCTCGCCGGCGGCGCGCCCGCCGGTGGACTGCTCGCCGGCGGCAACGCTCCCCGACCCGGTCTCGACGGTGCTCCGTCGGCCCCGGGCGGCCGGCTCCCGGCCGGTCCGGGTGCCGCCCGAGGTCAGGTCGGCGCGGGCTCCGGTCCGCGGGCGGCGCTGCCCGCCCGGGACACCACCGGCCGGTCCCAGAACCAGCCGGGCCAGCCCGGCCAGCCCGGTCAGCCCGGCCAGCCCGGTCAGAACAGCCAGCCCGGCCAGCAGAACTCCGGGTTCCAGAGCGCTGGGATGTCCGGCACCGGTCCGCAGGGCCGGCAGCCGCAGGACGGCTCGCGTCAGGGGCCGCCGCGTCAGGGCGGCGGGCTCTCCGGCGCCTTCGGCGGCGGTGCCCGGCTGGGCGCCCGTGGCCAGGGCGACGGCGCCGGACGAACGGACACGGGCCAGCCCGGTGGGCTGTTCGCCCAGCGGCGACCGGAGCAGAACGGCCAGGGTGCGGGCAACGGCCCCGGCCGGCAGAACCCGGCGGGCCAGGGCGGCTTCCAGCAGCCCGGCGGTCCGGGCGAGAACAGCCGTCAGCTGCCGCCGGTCGGCGGTCCGCGCGCGGAACTCCCCGGTGGCAGCCCTTCCCCGAGCTCTCCGGGCCAGGGATACTCCGCTCCGCAGCGCCCGCAGAGCACCAGTTGGGGCTCCGAGGAGCAGTCCGCGCCCCAGCAGCGCTTCCCGCTCGACGCCCCCCGCGGTCACGAGGAGCCCGAGTCCACCAGCCAGTTCCAGCGGCCGTTGAACGCGCCGCCGCTCAGCCCGCGTCCGCCGATGGACGACCGGCAGGGCCCCGGCTCCACCTCGGAGTTCGCCCGTCCGGACTTCTCGGCGCCCGCTCCGGGTGCGCAGCACGGGGCAGTCGGGCCGCAGGCGCCGGACCCGGCGAGCACCGCGCAGTTCGCCCGCCCCGACTTCGGCCGTCCGCAGGACCGGGGACAGGGCCAGGGGCAGCCCGCGCCCGTCCGGCGCGACCGCGGCAACGAGGACTTCGGTGCTCCGCGTCCGCCCGTCGCCCCGCAGCCCGATCAGCAGTACCGGCAGCCCGAGGCGCTTCCGCCGGCCTCCGGGCCCGGCGACGGCCGTACGCCGCTGTACGACACGCTGGAGACCAACTGGTTCCACGGTCCGCAGCAGAACAGCCAGCAGCCGCCCGCCGCGCCGCAGGTACCGGGCTTCCCCCAGCAGTCCGCCGACGAGCGTCCCGTTCCGCCCGCGCCTCAGCGCGGTACGGGCGACGCCAACGGCGTCACCAGCTCCTGGCGCGCCTCGCCGAACGACGAACTCGTCCGGCAGGCGGAGCGGGTGAAGAAGCCCGCAGCAGGCGGAATCACCACTTCCGGTCT